One genomic segment of Sanyastnella coralliicola includes these proteins:
- a CDS encoding VPS10 domain-containing protein, whose protein sequence is MKRLLWLVALLFTWGLSYGQEAGEHWSDMMLDPEINFYEVQDAFDADWSDREVEKGKGFKQFKRWEWFMEPRVYPSGERFSSMASWNAVQDEMRNAPSEAARMNGVWSYFGNTDIPTSGGGAGRINMVRTDPNNSSVYYACAPGGGLWRSTNAGGSWSLLNTDLLASIGVTDVAIDHSNSNVIYIATGDGDAGDTYSLGVLKSTDDGATWSSTGLNWDVTQTRRINRLIMHPTDNLTLLAATSNGIYKTTDGGSSWTQVQSGNFKDIEWKPNTPNVMYATGNNTQFWRSTDTGTSWTQITAGVPSSGVSRLAITVSEANQDVVYILAGSSANQGFYGFYRSLDSGLNFTQMASSPNLLGWSENGTDTGGQAWYDLAVAADPNDANTVYVGGVNVWKTTDGGTNWSCTGHWYGAAGLPYVHADNHGFNFIPGTSTLLVGCDGGVFRTTNGGSSFTDLSSNLEIAQIYRLGTAQTNQNRVISGWQDNGTNLKDGNNWSRVIGGDGFESAIDYTNQDIMYGALYYGAIFKSTNGGGSFNQIVASNGTGVNEGGDWLTPYILDPIDPNTMYIGKSTVYRSTDGGNSFTGLGSFGSGNIDALAVAKSNTNYIYASKSASLYLSTDGTNFSALSGLPNQFITYIAIDPADETRVWVTLSGYTNGSKVYFSDNAGSTWTNISDGLPNIPANCIAYHEGTNDAVYVGTDAGVYYRDDTFASWQPYKDGLPNVVVTELEIHYASNTIVASTYGRGIWNAPLFTLPQLDAGIVQINSPEETVCETSVTPEIVIGCFGQDNLTALTIEYGIQGGTVNTYNWTGNLATGEIETITLPAFDEGTGAFTFEVNITDVNNGGADESALNDSQSSSYYVSGGINDVTLTLTTDCWGNESSWAVYDSDGNEVFSGAGYGNLTTYNITLCLPDGCFTFSMFDSYGDGLAGTTFGCGSDGNYVITDEGGTALVTMDVANFGTQADHLFCLGATNPGCTDPAACNYDSTADADDGSCTFPGCTNATACNYDASAGCDDGSCILPDGCTNPVACNYDSNATCDDGSCIVPDGCTDPTACNYLDTAVCDDGSCAYPPVGFDCDCESTVSINATLGGTATADVNFDGSGSPFLATITMNFTNVGGGGSWPADVAMQLVDPNGDCYMWGGYNTDFGCANSLGNFGVWPGDWQGTADGLYTASIDLSASALTGNGTWTFSIMNGWTTGNDMTYDVTVVFDGLCVGDPVDVPGCTDPTACNYDPTATMDDGSCLQLDECGNCGGTDTAGCTNAAACNYDPAADCDDGTCILPDGCTDASACNYNPAAQCDDGSCILPDGCTDASACNYDPAAQCDDGSCILPDGCTDASACNYDPAAQCDDGSCILPDGCTDASACNYDPAAQCDDGSCILPDGCTDASACNYDPAAQCDDGSCIAPSTWYADTDNDGYGDENETMDACSQPAGYVADNTDCNDNDGDMYPGAPSTEEGIDNDCNGTVDPDEEVPPCMGDFNNDGQRNVADLLMLLGDYGCSDGCGADMNGDGAVNATDQLSFLAVFGIACD, encoded by the coding sequence ATGAAAAGACTTTTATGGCTAGTGGCATTGCTCTTTACCTGGGGCTTGTCATACGGACAAGAAGCAGGAGAGCACTGGAGTGACATGATGCTTGACCCTGAAATCAACTTCTACGAAGTGCAAGATGCTTTCGACGCAGATTGGTCAGATCGAGAAGTTGAAAAAGGAAAAGGGTTTAAACAGTTCAAACGCTGGGAGTGGTTTATGGAGCCTCGTGTTTACCCTAGCGGGGAACGCTTCTCTTCTATGGCCTCTTGGAATGCAGTTCAGGATGAAATGAGAAATGCTCCTTCTGAAGCTGCGCGAATGAACGGTGTCTGGTCTTACTTCGGTAATACTGACATCCCAACTTCTGGGGGTGGTGCCGGGCGAATCAACATGGTTCGTACTGATCCAAATAACTCTTCCGTGTACTACGCTTGTGCACCTGGAGGCGGATTATGGCGCTCAACCAATGCCGGTGGCTCGTGGTCTTTGTTGAATACAGATTTGTTAGCATCCATCGGTGTGACTGATGTTGCGATCGATCATTCGAACAGCAATGTCATTTACATCGCAACGGGTGATGGAGATGCCGGAGACACTTACTCTCTCGGTGTTCTTAAATCTACAGATGACGGTGCTACATGGAGCTCTACAGGCTTGAACTGGGATGTGACACAAACACGTCGCATCAACCGTTTGATCATGCATCCAACGGATAATTTGACCCTGTTAGCTGCTACTTCTAATGGTATCTACAAAACGACGGATGGTGGTTCATCATGGACCCAAGTGCAAAGCGGGAACTTCAAAGACATTGAATGGAAGCCGAACACCCCAAACGTGATGTATGCTACTGGAAACAACACACAGTTCTGGCGTTCAACAGACACTGGAACGAGCTGGACTCAAATCACTGCAGGAGTTCCTTCTTCAGGGGTTAGTCGTCTTGCGATTACTGTTTCAGAAGCAAACCAAGATGTCGTATACATCCTTGCAGGTAGTTCTGCGAATCAAGGTTTCTATGGGTTCTACCGTTCATTAGACAGCGGATTGAACTTCACGCAAATGGCGTCAAGCCCGAACCTTCTTGGATGGTCTGAGAACGGAACGGATACTGGAGGTCAAGCTTGGTACGATCTCGCAGTAGCTGCAGATCCAAACGATGCAAACACGGTTTATGTAGGTGGTGTCAATGTGTGGAAAACAACAGATGGAGGTACAAACTGGAGCTGTACTGGTCACTGGTACGGCGCTGCTGGACTTCCTTATGTTCACGCAGACAACCACGGGTTCAACTTTATCCCTGGTACTTCTACCCTGCTCGTAGGGTGTGATGGTGGTGTATTCCGAACAACAAATGGTGGAAGCTCATTCACTGATTTATCAAGCAATCTAGAAATCGCTCAGATCTACCGCCTAGGAACGGCGCAGACCAACCAAAACCGAGTGATTTCAGGATGGCAAGACAACGGAACCAACCTCAAAGACGGAAACAACTGGTCTCGTGTGATTGGCGGTGACGGATTTGAATCCGCAATTGACTATACCAATCAAGATATCATGTACGGTGCGCTCTACTATGGTGCCATCTTCAAGTCTACGAATGGTGGAGGTAGCTTCAACCAAATTGTTGCAAGCAACGGAACTGGAGTAAACGAAGGTGGTGACTGGCTTACCCCTTACATTCTTGATCCAATTGATCCGAATACCATGTACATCGGTAAGTCTACCGTTTACCGTTCTACAGATGGTGGTAATAGCTTCACGGGACTTGGTAGTTTCGGCTCAGGAAACATAGATGCATTGGCTGTTGCGAAATCAAACACAAACTACATCTATGCTTCAAAGAGTGCTTCTCTGTATTTAAGTACCGACGGAACAAACTTCAGCGCACTTTCTGGCCTTCCAAACCAGTTCATTACTTACATCGCAATTGATCCTGCAGATGAGACGCGCGTTTGGGTGACGCTTTCAGGTTACACCAATGGATCTAAAGTTTACTTCAGTGATAACGCTGGATCTACTTGGACTAACATCTCTGATGGTCTTCCAAACATTCCTGCGAACTGTATCGCTTACCATGAAGGAACGAATGATGCTGTGTACGTTGGTACGGATGCGGGTGTGTACTACCGTGACGACACCTTCGCTAGCTGGCAGCCATATAAAGACGGTCTTCCAAACGTTGTGGTTACCGAGCTTGAGATTCATTATGCATCGAATACCATAGTCGCGTCTACATACGGTCGTGGTATTTGGAATGCTCCGTTGTTCACTTTACCTCAGCTAGACGCTGGAATTGTTCAGATCAATTCTCCAGAAGAAACGGTATGTGAGACATCAGTGACTCCTGAGATTGTGATTGGATGTTTCGGTCAGGATAACTTGACGGCTCTGACTATTGAATACGGTATACAAGGAGGAACTGTCAACACTTATAACTGGACAGGAAACCTTGCTACCGGTGAAATCGAGACGATTACTCTGCCTGCATTTGACGAGGGAACCGGTGCCTTTACATTCGAAGTCAATATTACCGACGTGAATAATGGCGGCGCCGATGAATCTGCGCTCAATGATTCTCAATCGAGCTCTTACTACGTGAGTGGAGGAATCAATGACGTCACACTCACACTTACGACAGATTGTTGGGGAAATGAATCATCTTGGGCTGTCTACGATTCCGATGGAAACGAAGTATTCTCTGGTGCCGGATACGGTAACCTAACGACCTATAATATTACGCTCTGCCTACCTGACGGGTGTTTTACTTTCTCTATGTTCGATAGCTACGGTGACGGCCTTGCCGGGACCACTTTCGGATGTGGTAGCGATGGAAATTATGTCATCACAGATGAAGGGGGAACAGCCCTGGTCACAATGGATGTCGCCAACTTTGGTACCCAGGCTGATCACTTATTCTGTCTAGGAGCAACAAACCCTGGATGTACAGATCCAGCGGCATGTAACTACGATTCCACTGCTGATGCAGATGATGGTAGCTGTACTTTCCCAGGATGTACCAATGCAACAGCATGTAATTACGATGCCTCTGCTGGTTGTGACGATGGATCGTGTATCCTTCCGGATGGTTGTACAAACCCTGTGGCTTGCAACTATGATTCGAACGCAACTTGTGATGACGGATCATGTATTGTTCCTGATGGTTGTACAGACCCTACGGCTTGTAACTACCTAGACACGGCCGTATGCGACGACGGTTCATGTGCCTACCCTCCTGTTGGTTTCGATTGTGACTGTGAATCCACAGTGAGTATCAATGCGACACTCGGAGGTACGGCAACAGCAGACGTTAATTTTGACGGCTCAGGCTCACCGTTCCTAGCGACCATCACAATGAACTTCACCAATGTTGGTGGTGGGGGCAGCTGGCCTGCAGATGTGGCGATGCAGCTCGTAGATCCAAATGGTGATTGCTACATGTGGGGTGGTTACAATACCGACTTCGGTTGTGCCAACTCATTAGGAAACTTTGGAGTTTGGCCAGGAGATTGGCAAGGAACAGCAGATGGCTTGTACACTGCTTCCATTGACCTATCTGCTTCAGCATTGACTGGAAATGGAACTTGGACATTCAGCATCATGAACGGATGGACTACTGGAAACGACATGACCTATGACGTTACCGTTGTCTTCGATGGCCTATGTGTTGGCGATCCAGTCGATGTTCCGGGATGTACAGACCCAACAGCTTGTAACTACGATCCAACAGCAACAATGGATGATGGATCATGTCTCCAACTGGATGAATGTGGTAACTGTGGTGGAACAGACACCGCTGGATGTACGAATGCAGCAGCTTGTAACTACGACCCTGCCGCAGATTGTGACGACGGTACGTGTATCCTTCCTGACGGTTGTACTGACGCCTCGGCATGTAACTACAATCCTGCTGCGCAATGTGATGACGGTTCATGTATCCTGCCTGATGGTTGTACTGATGCTTCCGCATGTAACTACGACCCAGCCGCGCAATGTGATGATGGATCGTGTATTCTCCCTGACGGATGTACTGACGCTTCCGCTTGCAACTACGATCCTGCGGCACAATGTGATGACGGATCGTGTATCCTACCTGATGGTTGTACCGATGCTTCGGCATGTAACTACGATCCAGCAGCGCAATGTGATGATGGGTCTTGTATCCTACCTGATGGTTGTACTGATGCTTCGGCATGTAACTACGACCCAGCAGCGCAATGTGATGATGGTTCTTGTATTGCTCCATCGACTTGGTATGCAGATACAGACAACGACGGATACGGAGATGAAAACGAAACGATGGATGCTTGTAGTCAACCAGCAGGCTACGTTGCAGATAACACAGACTGTAACGACAATGACGGTGACATGTATCCAGGAGCGCCTTCAACTGAAGAAGGAATTGACAATGACTGTAACGGAACCGTTGATCCTGACGAAGAGGTTCCACCTTGTATGGGTGACTTCAACAATGACGGTCAACGAAACGTTGCAGACCTCCTAATGCTTCTAGGAGATTACGGATGTTCAGATGGGTGTGGAGCCGACATGAACGGTGATGGAGCGGTAAACGCTACTGACCAATTGAGCTTCCTTGCAGTATTTGGAATTGCTTGTGATTAA
- a CDS encoding reprolysin-like metallopeptidase, with protein sequence MRNVYTFVATAVFCIFCISLSAQSYWSDAQLPIRNDQTINPEEYRGIQIERSLLESILDQAPDEAEVSVRNSGTIISIPMPDGTTQSFRFVESSVMAPELQSRYPFIRSYLGQGIDDKTATIRFDLTQKGFHAMILRAGETVYIDPISLNTDEYYMSYTKSSFYATTTKVFNELPPVMPDDIDTNEYDEAIESDRPIKKRQQKDVRTMGMGAGARTPFGAQLRTYRLALACTGEYAQFHGGTTADALAAMNTSMTRVNGVYERDAAIRMIIVANNDQVIFLNGATDPYDNGNGGAMLNQNQTTCDANIGSANYDIGHVYSTGGGGIAQLQSPCGGSKARGVTGQGTPVGDPFDIDYVCHEMGHQFGGNHTQNNSCNRAGSAAFEPGSASTIMGYAGICPPNLQSNSDDHFHNHSINEMWNFVVNGNGGTCPVTTNTGNTPPTVDAGPGGWTIPISTPFELTAVGSDADGDEITYNWEEYDLGPATAGGDNNLTNPSGNQPIFRSWPSVTDPTRVFPRITDLVNNTTVIGEFLPNYTRSLTFRCTVRDNVAGAGGVNDDQVTFDVSDVGGPFVVTAPNTAVVYPGNTFQTVTWDVANTDLAPINCSNVDIYLSLDGGLTYPTLLLANTANDGSELVLIPAGESSTARIKVKASNNIFFDISNQNFTIGPAVGANDLDAGILSINEPGGDYCGDQITPEVVVSNFGNFDLTSFDLVYDVDGGSPTTFNWTGSLATGESTTITLPTMTIPGGAHVFNADVQNPNGGTDDNPTNNAGSSNFNTVSGATNATFTLLTDCWGEEVSWTLAADDGTVIQTVAGNTLADQTTYTYDFCLAADCYDLTINDSFGDGLSGIASGCAIDGIYDVTDEFGNVLVSMAVANYGSQVVENFCVPVGTPGCTDPTACNYDATATVHDGSCDFTCFGCTDPAACNFSAVATIDDGSCELPDGCTDASACNYDPSATCDDGSCILPDGCTNAAACNYDPAAVCDDGSCQLPDGCTDASACNYDPAAQCDDGSCILPDGCTNAAACNYDPAATCDDGSCILPDGCTDASACNYDPAAVCDDGSCVLPDGCTDASACNYDPAATCDDGSCILPDGCTDASACNYDPAATCDDGSCIAPTAWYADTDNDGFGDDADMVMACAQPVGYVADNTDCNDNNGDMYPGGPSTQEGIDNDCNGTVDPDEEVPPCAGDFNNDGQINVSDLLILLGDYGCSVNCMADMNGDGVVTQADGLSFFAVFGTACD encoded by the coding sequence ATGAGGAACGTCTACACTTTTGTAGCTACGGCTGTATTCTGCATTTTTTGCATTAGCCTTTCAGCTCAATCATACTGGTCTGACGCACAGCTGCCGATCAGAAATGACCAAACCATTAACCCGGAAGAATACCGAGGCATTCAAATCGAACGTTCACTTCTGGAATCTATCCTTGATCAGGCACCTGATGAAGCTGAGGTTTCAGTTCGAAATTCAGGTACGATCATCTCGATCCCAATGCCTGACGGAACAACGCAGAGCTTCCGCTTTGTAGAGAGTTCGGTAATGGCTCCGGAGCTTCAATCACGCTATCCTTTTATCCGTTCATACCTTGGACAAGGAATCGACGATAAGACAGCGACGATCCGTTTTGACCTTACTCAAAAGGGCTTCCACGCGATGATTTTACGTGCTGGAGAAACCGTGTACATCGACCCAATAAGTCTGAACACAGACGAATACTACATGTCGTACACGAAGTCATCTTTCTACGCAACAACAACGAAGGTCTTCAACGAACTTCCTCCGGTAATGCCAGATGACATTGACACGAATGAATATGATGAGGCGATTGAATCTGATCGTCCGATTAAGAAGCGACAGCAGAAAGACGTTCGTACGATGGGTATGGGCGCTGGAGCCCGCACTCCTTTTGGGGCGCAGCTTCGCACTTACCGCCTGGCTTTGGCATGTACAGGTGAATATGCTCAGTTCCATGGAGGAACAACCGCAGATGCACTTGCAGCCATGAATACCTCAATGACACGTGTGAATGGGGTATACGAACGTGATGCAGCGATTCGTATGATCATCGTGGCGAACAACGATCAAGTCATCTTCTTGAATGGAGCTACGGATCCCTACGATAACGGAAATGGTGGAGCCATGCTGAACCAAAACCAGACAACGTGTGATGCTAACATCGGAAGTGCGAACTACGACATTGGTCACGTTTACTCAACTGGTGGTGGAGGTATCGCTCAACTTCAGTCTCCTTGTGGAGGAAGCAAGGCACGTGGTGTGACAGGACAAGGGACACCAGTAGGTGACCCGTTCGATATCGATTACGTTTGTCACGAGATGGGACACCAATTCGGTGGTAACCACACACAGAACAACAGTTGTAACCGCGCTGGTTCAGCAGCCTTCGAACCAGGTTCAGCAAGCACTATTATGGGTTACGCAGGTATTTGTCCTCCGAACCTTCAAAGCAATAGTGATGATCACTTCCACAATCACAGTATTAATGAGATGTGGAACTTCGTTGTAAACGGAAATGGTGGAACATGTCCAGTAACAACCAATACAGGCAACACCCCTCCTACTGTTGACGCGGGCCCTGGAGGATGGACTATTCCTATTTCGACTCCATTTGAGTTGACAGCGGTTGGTTCTGATGCCGATGGCGACGAGATTACCTACAACTGGGAAGAATATGATCTTGGTCCAGCAACCGCTGGTGGTGACAACAACCTTACTAACCCTTCTGGAAACCAGCCAATCTTCCGTTCATGGCCATCTGTTACAGATCCTACACGTGTATTCCCTCGTATTACTGATTTGGTGAACAACACTACGGTGATCGGAGAGTTCCTTCCGAACTACACACGTTCATTGACCTTCCGTTGTACCGTGCGTGACAACGTTGCAGGTGCTGGTGGTGTAAATGACGATCAGGTAACCTTTGATGTTTCTGATGTTGGTGGTCCGTTCGTAGTAACAGCGCCAAATACGGCGGTAGTTTACCCTGGAAACACTTTCCAAACCGTAACATGGGATGTAGCGAATACTGACCTTGCACCTATCAACTGTTCAAACGTTGACATCTACCTTTCTTTGGACGGTGGTCTTACCTACCCAACGCTCCTTCTAGCTAACACTGCGAATGATGGATCTGAATTGGTATTGATTCCTGCTGGCGAATCTTCTACAGCACGAATCAAGGTGAAGGCATCGAACAACATCTTCTTCGATATTTCAAACCAGAACTTCACGATCGGACCTGCAGTAGGTGCGAATGATCTAGATGCTGGTATCCTATCTATCAACGAACCAGGTGGAGATTACTGTGGTGATCAAATCACTCCAGAGGTAGTTGTTTCCAACTTCGGAAACTTCGACTTGACAAGCTTCGACCTTGTATACGATGTAGACGGTGGTTCACCAACTACTTTCAACTGGACGGGTTCTTTGGCAACAGGTGAATCAACAACGATCACTTTGCCAACGATGACCATTCCTGGAGGCGCTCACGTCTTCAACGCGGATGTTCAGAATCCAAACGGAGGAACGGATGACAACCCTACGAATAACGCTGGTTCAAGCAACTTCAATACGGTTTCTGGAGCAACCAATGCAACGTTCACTCTACTCACAGACTGTTGGGGTGAAGAAGTTAGCTGGACTCTAGCTGCTGATGATGGAACAGTCATTCAAACGGTAGCAGGAAATACCCTCGCTGACCAAACGACATACACTTATGACTTCTGTCTTGCTGCAGACTGTTACGACTTGACTATCAATGACAGCTTCGGTGACGGACTTTCTGGAATTGCTTCTGGATGTGCGATTGACGGAATCTATGACGTGACTGACGAATTTGGAAATGTACTCGTATCAATGGCTGTAGCTAACTACGGTAGCCAAGTGGTAGAGAATTTCTGCGTTCCTGTTGGAACTCCTGGATGTACTGATCCGACAGCATGTAACTACGATGCAACGGCAACAGTTCATGACGGTTCTTGTGACTTTACATGTTTTGGATGTACTGATCCTGCCGCTTGTAACTTCAGCGCTGTAGCAACGATTGACGACGGTTCATGTGAACTTCCTGATGGATGTACGGATGCTTCAGCGTGTAACTATGATCCTTCTGCAACGTGTGACGATGGATCTTGTATCCTACCTGACGGATGTACGAATGCTGCGGCGTGTAACTATGATCCAGCGGCCGTTTGTGATGATGGCTCATGTCAACTTCCTGATGGATGTACTGATGCTTCGGCTTGTAACTACGATCCAGCAGCTCAATGTGACGACGGTTCTTGTATCCTTCCTGACGGCTGTACAAATGCTGCGGCGTGTAACTACGACCCTGCTGCCACATGTGACGATGGTTCGTGTATCCTTCCGGATGGATGTACTGATGCCTCAGCGTGTAACTACGATCCTGCAGCCGTATGCGATGACGGGTCTTGTGTACTACCTGATGGATGTACCGATGCTTCCGCATGTAACTATGATCCTGCGGCAACATGTGATGATGGCTCATGTATCCTTCCTGATGGATGTACAGACGCCTCAGCATGTAACTACGATCCTGCGGCAACATGTGATGATGGCTCATGTATTGCGCCAACAGCTTGGTACGCAGATACAGACAACGATGGATTCGGTGATGACGCTGACATGGTGATGGCTTGTGCTCAACCTGTTGGCTATGTTGCTGACAATACAGATTGTAACGACAATAACGGGGATATGTACCCTGGAGGTCCTTCTACGCAAGAAGGCATTGATAATGATTGTAATGGAACAGTTGATCCTGACGAAGAGGTTCCACCATGTGCTGGTGACTTCAACAACGATGGACAAATCAACGTTTCTGACCTACTCATCCTCCTCGGTGATTACGGCTGTTCAGTGAACTGTATGGCTGATATGAACGGAGATGGAGTGGTTACACAAGCTGATGGACTCAGCTTCTTTGCTGTGTTCGGCACTGCGTGTGACTAA
- a CDS encoding trypsin-like peptidase domain-containing protein, producing the protein MTTLKPLLKLALCACLMLLYTQGFAQISQGGSPATFENNKINWHVPVMEMPPFDVDAMLAEDEINNEFKDAPYRFGKNFVLGRNLNNSGQWHELPNGDRVWLLKLTSPGAHSLNLSFDIFKIPEGGEVFVYSADHLHILGAFTSENNRDDLGFGTYPIPSDEIIVEYREPANQIGTGELQIETLTHAYRDLDVVARGIGDSGACNNNVICPVSAGWEDQINSVAMIVVNGNGICTGALVNNTANDGHPYFLTANHCLGGSVASWVFRFNWQSTTCSGNNVGAFDTVSGSTLLSSGAGTDYALLEINNGNPVPTAYNPFYAGWDATGNFPSNQVAIHHPSGDLKKISFDTDAAGQATFGGAQCWRIFDWEDGTTEPGSSGSPLFDQNQRIIGQLYGGQASCSNNVNDYYGRFDLTFPSICTYLAPGCSNTVIDGYDPNAPSVALDAQLLNVVEPDGIYCTSNVTPEVTVRNAGTTTLTSFTIEYQVDGGATMSQAWSGALASGNTVNVTLPQQTLADGAHTFNASVVNPNGGTDENNTNDSGSSSFSTAGTGITIDFDITTDNYPGETTWDLRDDQGTILFSDGPYAATQTTYSYSYCLPEGCYQLNVYDSFGDGLQYQGVIGDYILVDEFGTTHAQMVAGGNFGAQATHDFCLTLPGIPGCTDATACNYDPAATTDDGSCILPNGCTDASACNYDPAATCDDGSCTFPSMTFYVDGDSDGFGAGAAVLLCGPEAGYSAVNTDCDDMNGNVYPGAPGTGEDIDNNCDGNIDGDELSACPGDMNGDGNRDIADLLMMLADYGCVGGCTGDLDGDGNTSSSDFLTFLSFFGTPCN; encoded by the coding sequence ATGACCACGTTAAAACCTTTGCTGAAGCTCGCGCTTTGCGCTTGCCTTATGCTACTATACACCCAAGGCTTCGCTCAGATAAGTCAAGGAGGCTCCCCTGCTACATTCGAGAATAACAAAATCAATTGGCACGTCCCGGTAATGGAAATGCCACCATTTGATGTTGATGCCATGTTGGCTGAAGACGAAATCAACAATGAATTTAAAGACGCTCCCTACCGTTTTGGAAAGAACTTCGTTTTAGGACGAAACCTGAATAACTCAGGTCAATGGCATGAATTGCCAAATGGTGATCGCGTTTGGCTTCTCAAACTAACATCTCCTGGAGCGCATTCTTTGAACTTGAGCTTCGACATTTTCAAGATTCCTGAAGGTGGTGAAGTATTCGTTTATTCTGCAGATCATCTACACATTCTCGGTGCGTTCACCTCAGAGAACAACAGAGATGACCTCGGATTCGGAACCTACCCTATTCCAAGCGATGAAATTATCGTTGAATACCGTGAGCCGGCGAATCAAATCGGAACAGGTGAACTTCAGATTGAAACACTTACACACGCTTACCGTGATCTAGATGTAGTTGCCCGTGGAATTGGTGACTCTGGAGCATGTAACAACAATGTTATCTGTCCTGTTTCAGCTGGATGGGAAGACCAAATCAACTCAGTAGCCATGATCGTAGTCAACGGTAATGGAATCTGTACGGGGGCTTTGGTGAACAATACAGCAAACGACGGACATCCATATTTCTTGACTGCGAACCACTGTTTAGGTGGTAGTGTGGCCTCATGGGTATTCCGATTTAACTGGCAAAGCACCACGTGTTCTGGAAACAACGTTGGCGCATTTGACACCGTATCTGGTTCAACCCTGCTTTCAAGCGGTGCCGGTACGGATTATGCATTACTAGAAATTAACAACGGGAACCCTGTTCCTACGGCTTACAACCCATTCTACGCTGGATGGGATGCAACAGGAAATTTCCCTTCAAACCAAGTAGCTATTCACCACCCAAGTGGTGACTTGAAGAAAATCTCTTTCGATACAGATGCTGCCGGACAAGCGACCTTCGGCGGTGCGCAATGTTGGAGAATCTTCGACTGGGAAGACGGTACTACAGAACCAGGATCTTCAGGATCACCTTTGTTTGATCAAAACCAACGTATCATCGGTCAACTTTACGGTGGACAAGCTTCATGTTCCAATAACGTGAACGACTACTACGGTCGTTTTGACCTGACATTCCCTAGCATTTGTACTTACCTCGCCCCTGGCTGTTCTAATACGGTCATTGATGGGTATGATCCAAATGCACCTTCGGTAGCGCTCGACGCACAATTATTGAATGTGGTTGAGCCTGATGGAATTTACTGTACTTCTAACGTTACGCCTGAGGTAACGGTACGCAACGCGGGTACAACTACTTTGACTTCGTTTACGATTGAATACCAAGTAGATGGTGGTGCTACGATGTCACAAGCGTGGTCTGGAGCCCTTGCTTCTGGAAACACGGTGAACGTGACTTTACCACAGCAAACACTGGCAGATGGTGCACACACTTTCAATGCTTCGGTAGTCAATCCAAATGGAGGAACGGACGAGAATAATACGAACGATAGTGGTTCAAGTAGCTTCTCAACTGCTGGTACTGGAATTACAATCGATTTCGACATTACAACGGATAACTATCCAGGAGAAACCACTTGGGATCTTCGTGATGACCAGGGAACAATCTTGTTCTCGGATGGTCCTTACGCTGCTACACAAACAACTTACTCATACTCGTACTGTCTGCCTGAAGGTTGTTACCAGCTGAATGTATACGATAGCTTCGGCGACGGACTGCAATACCAAGGGGTCATTGGAGATTACATCCTTGTAGATGAGTTTGGTACAACCCACGCCCAAATGGTAGCTGGAGGTAACTTCGGGGCACAGGCAACACATGATTTCTGTTTGACACTTCCTGGAATCCCAGGTTGTACAGACGCTACGGCATGTAATTACGATCCAGCAGCAACTACAGATGATGGATCATGTATCCTACCTAATGGTTGTACTGATGCCTCTGCATGTAACTACGACCCAGCCGCTACATGTGATGATGGCAGCTGTACCTTCCCATCAATGACCTTCTATGTTGACGGTGATAGTGATGGATTTGGAGCTGGCGCAGCAGTGCTTCTCTGCGGACCAGAAGCTGGATACAGCGCAGTCAATACCGACTGTGATGATATGAACGGAAATGTCTACCCTGGTGCACCTGGTACCGGTGAAGACATCGATAATAACTGTGACGGGAACATTGACGGTGATGAACTGTCAGCTTGTCCAGGGGATATGAACGGAGATGGAAACCGAGACATCGCAGACCTCCTCATGATGCTTGCTGATTACGGCTGCGTTGGAGGATGTACTGGAGATCTCGATGGAGATGGAAACACCAGCTCTTCCGACTTCCTAACATTCCTATCGTTCTTCGGAACGCCTTGTAATTAA